The following are from one region of the Channa argus isolate prfri chromosome 6, Channa argus male v1.0, whole genome shotgun sequence genome:
- the LOC137129191 gene encoding extracellular calcium-sensing receptor-like, with translation MMTMVFTVEEINRNSTLLPGVKLGYRLMDSCDHVQTSFQALFSLITRSKTVMREGKQLQSENRFNMPKGSGTRMDKVKETRMKRMLTTVKNAGLDDTTALSQSFENEIYIKRNITEDIIEILPSCLAGSPVPAVIGLASSSPTRAVAQTLGPFDIPLDDYSQYGIQAFSNQFTQQGGCVAFHLTVPKSPTVAEVHEMADRLQSSTAKVVVVFATEGQLLDLFFELSLRNVTEIQWVASEAWVTAKLLTSPRFHSLLEGTLGFSFPGVWIPGLKDFLLNVRPSPEPGMEFITMFWEELFGCRLKFEESRFQGNQAHGKDNTTGLEGDSQNSSWSLVRNNVGQISTGDENYNSAGEKPACTGSEDLRYTDSSYTDVSKVRISYSVYKAVYAVAHALHTLLNCDSPGLNKGTCDNHKLFTSRQLLDHLKAVNFTNQFEEKVYFDSNGEPVPLYEIINWQKDSNSDIRFITVGSYDASAPLGQKLQLEKRTIVWTTGQSQVPVSQCSSPCPPGSRQARRQGEPRCCFDCLPCTDGEISNHTGSTECTKCPEYYWSDKDKVKCVAGVEEFLSFSDTMGIILVSLTLLGVVLTTIITFVFHHFRSTPIVKANNSEISFLLLLSLKLCFLCSLMFIGEPSVWTCRLRQAAFGISFVLCLSCLFAKTIVVLLAFRASVPHSRALRLFGPSQQRTLIFCTTAPQVCLCAGWLLGAPAFPFKNPSYQASTGKIVVECKEPWPPGFYLVLGYIGILALFCLFLAFLGRKLPDTFNEAKLITFSMIIFCAVWISFIPAHVSSPGKFTVVVEIFAILASSFGLLLCIFVPKCYIILLRPEKNIKKGMTAKYPREK, from the exons ATGATGACCATGGTGTTCACAGTGGAGGAAATTAACCGTAATTCAACCTTGTTACCAGGCGTTAAGCTAGGATACCGGCTGATGGACAGCTGTGACCATGTCCAAACCAGCTTTCAAGCGCTTTTCTCTTTAATTACTCGCTCCAAAACTGTGATGAGAGAGGGGAAACAActgcaaagtgaaaacagatttaataTGCCAAAGGGGAGTGGTACTAGAATGGACAaggtaaaagaaacaagaaTGAAAAGGATGCTGACAACAGTGAAAAATGCAGGTCTTGATGACACAACAGCACTCTCTCAatcttttgaaaatgaaatctacataaaaagaaacataacagAGGATATAATTGAAATATTGCCTTCATGTCTGGCTGGTTCTCCTGTGCCTGCTGTGATTGGCCTGGCATCTTCTTCTCCTACAAGAGCTGTAGCTCAAACCCTTGGCCCTTTTGACATCCCACTG GATGATTACAGTCAATACGGCATCCAAGCATTCTCTAATCAGTTTACACAGCAAGGTGGGTGTGTGGCATTTCATCTGACTGTCCCCAAATCACCCACAGTGGCTGAAGTACATGAAATGGCAGACAGGCTGCAGAGTTCAACTGCAAAGGTTGTGGTGGTCTTTGCCACAGAAGGACAACTGCTGGATTTATTTTTCGAG CTTTCTCTGAGAAATGTGACAGAGATCCAGTGGGTAGCTAGTGAGGCGTGGGTGACTGCTAAACTACTGACCTCACCCCGCTTCCACTCTCTCTTAGAGGGCACACTGGGTTTCTCCTTCCCCGGGGTCTGGATTCCTGGCTTGAAAGACTTCCTATTGAATGTCCGGCCCTCTCCCGAACCTGGGATGGAGTTTATCACCATGTTCTGGGAAGAGCTATTTGGCTGTAGGCTTAAGTTTGAAGAGTCAAGATTCCAAGGAAATCAAGCACATGGCAAGGATAACACAACGGGACTGGAAGGAGACTCTCAAAACAGCTCTTGGTCCTTGGTCAGGAATAATGTGGGACAAATAAGCACAGGTGACGAAAACTATAATTCTGCTGGTGAAAAGCCTGCATGCACAGGTTCAGAGGACCTGAGGTACACAGACAGCAGTTATACTGATGTGTCAAAGGTTAGAATATCCTACAGTGTGTATAAAGCTGTATACGCCGTTGCCCATGCTCTGCATACTTTACTGAACTGTGATTCTCCAGGACTTAACAAGGGGACATGTGACAACCATAAATTATTTACCTCTAGACAG TTACTGGATCATCTGAAGGCAGTTAATTTCACCAATCAATTTGAGGAGAAGGTATATTTTGATTCCAATGGAGAGCCAGTCCCTCTCTATGAAATTATTAACTGGCAGAAGGACAGCAACAGTGATATTAG ATTTATCACAGTGGGAAGCTATGATGCCTCGGCTCCATTGGGACAAAAATTACAATTGGAGAAAAGGACCATTGTATGGACAACAGGACAGTCACAG GTGCCTGTTTCTCAATGTTCTTCTCCGTGTCCACCTGGCAGCAGGCAAGCCAGACGTCAAGGAGAACCTAGATGCTGCTTTGATTGTTTACCCTGTACTGATGGAGAGATCAGCAACCACACTG GTTCCACTGAGTGCACCAAATGTCCTGAGTACTACTGGTCAGACAAAGACAAGGTAAAATGTGTCGCTGGGGTTGAAGAATTCCTGTCTTTCTCAGACACAATGGGTATAATCCTAGTGTCACTCACCCTGCTGGGTGTTGTCCTGACAACCATCATCACCTTTGTCTTTCACCATTTCCGCTCTACACCCATAGTCAAGGCTAATAACTCAGAAATAAGCTTCTTGCTGCTCCTGTCACTCAAGCTCTGCTTCTTGTGTTCCCTGATGTTCATTGGAGAGCCGTCTGTGTGGACGTGCAGACTACGCCAGGCAGCATTTGGGATCAGTTTTGTCCTTTGTCTGTCTTGTCTCTTTGCTAAAACCATTGTGGTGCTCCTGGCCTTTCGGGCGAGTGTACCACATTCCAGGGCTCTGAGGCTTTTTGGTCCCTCTCAACAAAGGACTCTGATCTTCTGTACCACCGCTCCTCAG GTTTGTCTGTGTGCCGGTTGGCTGTTAGGGGCGCCTGCTTTCCCATTCAAGAATCCCAGCTACCAAGCCTCAACTGGAAAA ATTGTTGTAGAGTGTAAGGAGCCATGGCCTCCTGGATTTTACCTGGTCCTGGGCTACATTGGGATACTGGCCTTGTTCTGTCTTTTCCTGGCATTCCTCGGACGCAAACTTCCCGATACCTTCAATGAGGCAAAACTCATCACCTTCAGCATGATCATCTTCTGTGCTGTGTGGATCTCTTTCATCCCAGCTCATGTTAGCTCTCCTGGGAAGTTCACTGTGGTTGTGGAAATATTTGCTATATTAGCCTCCAGTTTTGGGCTGttgctgtgtatttttgtgccCAAATGTTACATAATTTTACTGCGAcctgagaaaaacattaaaaaaggcaTGACTGCAAAATATCCAAGAGAAAAGTAA
- the LOC137128978 gene encoding extracellular calcium-sensing receptor-like, with protein sequence MPDLNSTYKPPAVKCNGFDPRAFRWAQTMRLAVEEINQNPELLSNYTLGYKIFDSCAYPLTGQRAALAVLNGLSEDDSPTCRDASPLLAVIGESGSAQSIVVSRILQPFRIPMISYFSSCACFNDRRTYPTFFRVIPNDDYQVKAIAQLLVYFNWTWVGLVRGDHEYGRFAVQGLLRELQSTKVCVAYQVMIPLLYNRHKALEIMQVMRSSSAKVVVVFSAEGEMTPFLRDYMTQNITGIQWVASEAWVTSSVFTGSEYYPYLGGTIGFGIKKGYISRLGDYLQTINPVMYPSNTLVQELWEALYGCSPSPSSGSQLPLCSGHETLLKQHSAYMNTSNTRVSYNVYKAVYAIAYSLHNLLLCQPGSGPFQNNSCAQINSIKPWELQYYIQDVIFNIDGEEVNFDLKGDSVPYYDIINWQRGTAGNIELVNVGLFDGTKPAREELVIQEDKIMWAGHQSEVPMSVCSASCPPGSRKAVRRGEPVCCFDCVPCDSGKISNQTNSVDCTFCPDNFWSNKDRTACSPKEVEFLAYDSLGIALTVISVVGACLTIAVLGVFFYNKNTAIVRVNNSELSFFILFALILCFLCSLVFIGEPTSWSCMLRHTAFSITFSLCISCILGKTLVVLAAFTATRPGDNIMKWLGPKQQRTIIFSGTIIQVVICATWLIAAPPFPSRNTQYEHSKIILECSVGSSLAFWGVLGYIGLQACLCFVLAFLARKLPGNFNEAKFITFSMLIFCAVWLAFIPAYISSPGKYADAVESFAILASSFGLLICLFAPKCYIILLKPEKNTKQQLMGKEKK encoded by the exons ATGCCCGACCTAAACTCCACATACAAACCACCAGCAGTGAAATGCAATGG ATTTGATCCCAGGGCTTTCCGCTGGGCTCAGACAATGAGGCTGGCAGTGGAGGAGATTAACCAGAATCCAGAGCTATTGTCCAATTACACGCTTGGGTACAAAATCTTTGATTCATGTGCATACCCACTGACTGGCCAGAGGGCCGCTCTGGCTGTGTTGAACGGGCTGAGTGAAGATGACTCTCCCACATGCAGGGATGCCTCGCCGCTCCTTGCTGTGATTGGGGAATCTGGATCTGCCCAGTCTATTGTGGTGTCGAGAATCCTACAGCCATTCAGAATCCCAATG ATCAGCTATTTTTCTTCATGTGCGTGTTTCAATGACAGAAGAACATACCCCACCTTCTTCAGGGTAATCCCTAATGACGACTATCAG GTGAAGGCCATTGCACAGCTGCTAGTGTACTTCAACTGGACTTGGGTGGGGCTGGTGCGAGGGGACCATGAATATGGCCGCTTTGCTGTGCAAGGCTTACTGAGAGAATTACAGAGTACCAAAGTGTGTGTAGCATACCAAGTAATGATCCCTCTGCTCTACAATCGCCACAAGGCACTCGAGATCATGCAG GTGATGCGTAGTTCTTCAGCAAAAGTGGTGGTAGTTTTTTCAGCTGAGGGAGAGATGACTCCATTCTTGAGAGACTATATGACACAGAATATCACTGGAATCCAGTGGGTGGCTAGTGAGGCCTGGGTCACATCATCTGTCTTTACAGGGAGCGAGTATTATCCCTACTTGGGAGGCACTATTGGGTTTGGCATCAAAAAAGGTTATATCTCAAGACTTGGCGATTATCTGCAGACAATAAACCCTGTGATGTATCCTAGTAATACTCTGGTGCAGGAGCTTTGGGAGGCTCTGTATGGTTGCAGTCCATCTCCATCCTCTGGCTCCCAGTTACCTCTCTGCTCAGGGCATGAAACCCTGTTGAAGCAGCATTCAGCCTACATGAACACATCCAATACTAGAGTGTCCTATAATGTGTATAAAGCTGTATATGCAATTGCTTATTCCCTCCACAACCTTCTTCTCTGTCAACCAGGGAGTGGCCCATTCCAAAACAACTCATGCGCTCAAATCAACAGCATAAAGCCCTGGGAG CTCCAGTACTACATCCAGGATGTGATATTTAACATTGACGGGGAGGAGGTAAACTTTGACCTGAAGGGCGACTCAGTACCCTATTACGATATCATCAACTGGCAGAGAGGGACAGCTGGAAACATTGAGCTTGTCAACGTGGGGCTGTTTGATGGAACCAAGCCTGCCAGAGAAGAACTGGTGATCCAAGAGGACAAGATAATGTGGGCAGGGCATCAGAGTGAG GTGCCGATGTCTGTGTGCAGTGCCAGCTGTCCTCCAGGGTCCCGGAAGGCTGTCCGTCGTGGGGAGCCTGTCTGCTGCTTTGACTGTGTACCATGTGATAGTGGCAAAATTAGCAATCAGACAA ACTCAGTAGACTGCACATTTTGTCCTGACAACTTCTGGTCAAACAAAGACAGAACAGCCTGCAGTCCAAAGGAGGTAGAGTTCTTGGCATATGATTCCTTAGGTATAGCCCTAACAGTCATCTCGGTGGTGGGTGCCTGCCTCACCATAGCTGTCCTTGGAGTTTTCTtctacaacaaaaacacagccaTTGTCCGTGTGAATAATTCTGAACTCAGCTTCTTCATCCTGTTTGCACTGATACTGTGTTTCCTATGTTCCCTGGTGTTTATTGGAGAGCCAACATCTTGGTCCTGCATGCTGCGCCACACTGCCTTTAGcatcacattttcactgtgcatCTCATGCATCCTAGGCAAGACTCTGGTAGTGTTGGCTGCCTTCACTGCCACAAGGCCAGGGGACAACATCATGAAGTGGCTGGGACCCAAGCAGCAAAGGACCATCATCTTTAGTGGCACTATTATTCAGGTGGTTATCTGTGCTACCTGGCTCATTGCTGCTCCCCCTTTTCCATCCCGTAATACACAATATGAACACTCAAAGATAATATTGGAGTGTAGTGTGGGCTCTAGCCTCGCATTCTGGGGCGTCCTGGGATATATTGGTTTACAGGCCTGTCTATGCTTTGTACTGGCTTTTCTGGCCCGCAAGTTGCCTGGCAACTTCAACGAGGCAAAATTCATCACTTTCAGCATGCTGATCTTCTGTGCTGTGTGGCTAGCATTTATTCCTGCCTATATCAGCTCACCTGGAAAATATGCTGATGCAGTAGAATCATTTGCCATTCTGGCTTCCAGCTTTGGCTTGTTAATCTGTTTGTTTGCTCCAAAGTGTTACATTATTTTACTGAAGCCAGAAAAGAATACAAAACAGCAACTaatgggaaaagaaaagaagtaa